A genomic stretch from Malus domestica chromosome 15, GDT2T_hap1 includes:
- the LOC103456179 gene encoding uncharacterized protein codes for MSYNSSNAASGSRTGSRAFEFGRTHVVRPKGRHQATIVWLHGLGDKGSSWSQLLESLPLPNIKWICPTAPSRPVALFGGFPCTAWFDMGEISEDAPDDMEGLDASAAHVANLLSTEPADIKLGVGGFSMGAATALYSATCRVLGQYGNGNPYPVNLSAIVGLSGWLPCSRTLRNRMERSHEAARHAAFLPILLCHGLGDDVVAYEHGEKSAQTLNSAGFRNLMFRKYNGLGHYTIPEETDDVCTWLTASLGLEGSRSY; via the exons ATGAGCTACAATAGCTCCAACGCCGCTTCTG GTAGTAGAACTGGTAGCAGGGCGTTTGAGTTTGGAAGGACCCATGTAGTGAGGCCTAAAGGGAGACACCAAGCAACTATAGTTTGGCTACATGGCCTTGGTGATAAGGGCTCAAG TTGGTCCCAGCTCTTGGAAAGCCTTCCTCTTCCTAAC ATTAAGTGGATTTGCCCTACTGCTCCTTCTCGACCTGTAGCTCTATTTGGCGGATTCCCTTGCACTGCTT GGTTTGACATGGGAGAAATTTCAGAAGATGCTCCtgatgatatggaggggttagATGCCTCAGCAGCGCATGTCGCAAATCTTTTGTCAACAGAGCCTGCTGATA TAAAACTTGGTGTTGGTGGCTTCAGTATGGGTGCTGCAACTGCCCTCTACTCAGCCACGTGCCGTGTTTTAGGGCAATATGGGAATGGAAACCCGTACCCAGTAAACCTAAGTGCAATTGTTGGTTTAAGTGGCTGGCTTCCGTGTTCAAG AACTTTGAGGAACCGGATGGAAAGGTCACACGAGGCTGCAAGGCATGCAGCATTCTTGCCCATTTTGCTATGTCATGGCTTAG GTGATGATGTGGTCGCATATGAACATGGAGAGAAATCTGCGCAGACCTTGAATTCAGCAGGATTTAGAAATCTCATGTTTAGAAAATACAACGG GCTGGGTCACTACACAATCCCTGAAGAGACGGATGACGTTTGTACTTGGCTAACTGCAAGTCTGGGGCTTGAGGGATCCCGATCTTACTAG
- the LOC103456180 gene encoding CRC domain-containing protein TSO1-like isoform X1, with amino-acid sequence MDSPEIPKIKDNTSPSSDSPPVQESPVFSYISNLSPIQPVKASHAVQGFPGLSSPPLVFTSPRINTLRETSFLKRPQYPRLSSVEKTKSHDEARKFVDGTVDSRKHITQLQMGLITDTQDCETNSSSEGVDEYLADPMEMDSTNSCQSVNPCLKESINASESEAPPEKAKEDLDGKQFDAKPVKNKEHSDGELPSSECPKVGSGLSIDNAFNGEYHQGFHNQLQGIGGRHQDDCDHNPPSPPGRLQIGQVYEDCTEKVGGTSKGMIGNMILHAPNKAKNDQGGMHRRCLQFEEAPPCATGKGDSSSVEKVNNSEPPASTAELEIVQVPYAATSKRQMGASLPPRYGGSSPLTVPKPSGIGLHLNSIVNAAPVVRGATTIKLADHYIGVQVMKSSSVVNHHLPENVRDETENSIATSSSITQSPHTVEFERHGSPPEKSKLDSQNLDSYLELNQSSSQKKRKKTPSSKDSDGCKRCNCKKSKCLKLYCDCFAAGVYCAETCACQGCFNIPDYEDTVLETRQQIEARNPLAFAPKIVQLEEEIQFTPASARHKRGCNCKKSMCLKKYCECYQANVGCSSGCRCDGCKNVYGRKGDYVPIEHGVLKDTISDKAGKETFDEKLEMVATKKDILSTDLYDSHNHTPLTPSFHCSDHANNIPKSPCLPASYLRSPESDLTIISSYEKSTRSPLRNSETGGILLETSKELSDMGYYHWREDYDNIGVADTFSTRYDAAPTTCHITPLSDLYSKASASSTSSRSDWKNASQAQLCPGIQGLSSSSSLHWRSSPVTPMARLGGTKSSQGLDFDNGLYDILQEETPEILKDSSNPIKSVKVSSPNKKRVSPPHNHNHELGASSSGSLRSGRKFILKAVPSFPPLTPCSNSEGSNIIQNTSNLHDKGRKK; translated from the exons ATGGATTCACCTGAAATTCCCAAAATCAAAGACAACACTTCACCTTCCTCAGATTCTCCTCCAGTTCAa GAGTCACCAGTCTTCAGTTACATAAGCAATTTATCACCAATACAGCCTGTGAAGGCTTCACATGCAGTGCAAGGGTTCCCGGGACTTAGCTCTCCTCCTCTTGTGTTCACGTCACCACGCATAAATACACTCCGGGAAACAAGTTTCCTGAAAAG GCCTCAATACCCGCGATTATCCAGTGTAGAAAAAACGAAATCACATGATGAAGCCAGGAAGTTTGTTGATGGTACAGTTGATTCCAGGAAACATATCACCCAACTGCAGATGGGATTGATTACTGATACTCAGGACTGTGAGACCAACAGTTCCTCGGAGGGTGTCGATGAATACTTAGCTGATCCCATGGAGATGGACAGTACGAATTCTTGTCAATCAGTCAATCCATGTTTGAAAGAATCTATCAATGCATCTGAATCTGAGGCACCACCAGAGAAGGCTAAAGAGGACCTTGACGGAAAGCAATTTGATGCAAAACCTGTGAAAAATAAAGAGCATAGTGATGGTGAGTTGCCATCTTCTGAGTGCCCAAAGGTTGGATCCGGCTTATCCATCGATAATGCTTTCAATGGGGAGTATCACCAAGGTTTTCATAATCAG TTACAGGGTATCGGAGGTAGACACCAGGATGATTGTGATCATAACCCTCCATCTCCTCCTGGACGTTTGCAGATTGGTCAGGTGTATGAGGATTGTACAGAGAAGGTTGGTGGAACCTCAAAGGGAATGATTGGAAACATGATATTGCATGCTCCTAATAAG GCCAAAAATGACCAAGGTGGCATGCATAGACGTTGCCTTCAGTTTGAAGAGGCACCTCCTTGTGCGACTGGAAAAGGAGACAGCTCTTCTGTAGAGAAAGTTAACAATTCAGAACCACCTGCCAGCACAGCAGAATTGGAGATTGTGCAAGTACCTTATGCAGCAACTTCCAAGAGACAGATGGGAGCCTCATTGCCACCTCGGTATGGTGGAAGCTCTCCTTTAACTGTTCCCAAACCATCAGGTATTGGCTTGCATCTAAATAGCATAGTCAATGCTGCACCCGTTGTTCGTGGTGCAACAACCATAAAATTAGCAGATCACTACATTGGTGTGCAAGTTATGAAATCATCATCTGTTGTGAACCACCATTTACCTGAGAATGTGAGGGATGAAACTGAGAATTCTATTGCCACAAGCTCCTCCATCACCCAGTCTCCCCATACTGTGGAATTTGAGCGTCATGGATCTCCACCCGAGAAGAGCAAATTAGATTCTCAGAATCTTGATAGTTATCTGGAGTTGAACCAATCTAGCTCACAAAAGAAAAG GAAAAAAACACCAAGCTCTAAAGATAGTGACGGGTGCAAGCGCTGCAACTGTAAGAAGTCCAAGTGCTTGAAACT TTATTGCGATTGTTTTGCTGCTGGAGTCTATTGTGCCGAAACTTGTGCTTGCCAAGGATGCTTTAATATACCCGATTATGAAGATACGGTTCTTGAGACGAGACAACAAATTGAAGCCCGTAATCCACTTGCATTTGCTCCTAAGATTGTACAGCTA GAAGAAGAAATTCAATTTACACCAGCCTCAGCAAGACACAAAAGGGGATGCAATTGCAAAAAGTCAATGTGTCTGAAAAAATATTGTGAATGCTATCAG GCCAATGTTGGATGCTCCAGTGGATGCCGGTGTGATGGATGTAAAAATGTTTATGGCAGAAAGGGAG ATTATGTTCCAATAGAACATGGTGTGCTTAAAGACACGATTAGTGACAAAGCCGGTAAGGAAACATTTGATGAGAAGCTGGAAATGGTGGCAACAAAGAAAGATATTTTGTCTACTGATTTGTATGATTCTCACAACCACACTCCATTGACGCCATCATTTCACTGCTCAGA TCATGCAAATAATATACCAAAATCCCCGTGCCTTCCTGCAAGTTACCTTCGATCACCTGAATCTGATCTTACCATCATATCATCTTATGAAAAATCAACAAGATCCCCTCTGAGAAATTCAGAGACAGGTGGCATTCTTCTGGAGACAAGTAAAGAATTATCGGATATGGGTTATTACCACTGGCGAGAGGACTATGACAACATTGGAGTAGCGGACACTTTTTCAACAAGATACGACGCTGCCCCCACTACATGCCATATTACCCCATTATCAGATCTTTACTCAAAGGCCTCTGCTTCTTCCACATCATCAAGAAGTGATTGGAAAAATGCTTCACAAGCTCAGCTGTGTCCTGGAATTCAAGGTCTGTCATCTAGTAGTTCTCTTCATTGGCGTAGTTCACCAGTCACCCCAATGGCTCGGTTAGGTGGGACGAAATCTTCTCAGGGTCTTGACTTTGACAACGGGCTTTATGACATTCTGCAAGAAGAAACGCCTGAGATACTGAAGGACAGTTCTAATCCTATTAAGTCTGTGAAAGTTAGTTCCCCCAATAAGAAACGGGTTTCTCCTCCTCACAACCACAATCATGAGCTTGGTGCAAGCTCTTCAGGGAGCTTGAGAAGTGGCCGCAAGTTCATATTGAAGGCTGTCCCTTCGTTCCCACCCCTTACCCCTTGTAGCAATTCCGAAGGTAGTAATATCATTCAGAACACTAGTAATCTTCACGATAAGGGCAGAAAGAAATGA
- the LOC103456180 gene encoding CRC domain-containing protein TSO1-like isoform X2, giving the protein MDSPEIPKIKDNTSPSSDSPPVQESPVFSYISNLSPIQPVKASHAVQGFPGLSSPPLVFTSPRINTLRETSFLKRPQYPRLSSVEKTKSHDEARKFVDGTVDSRKHITQLQMGLITDTQDCETNSSSEGVDEYLADPMEMDSTNSCQSVNPCLKESINASESEAPPEKAKEDLDGKQFDAKPVKNKEHSDGELPSSECPKVGSGLSIDNAFNGEYHQGFHNQGIGGRHQDDCDHNPPSPPGRLQIGQVYEDCTEKVGGTSKGMIGNMILHAPNKAKNDQGGMHRRCLQFEEAPPCATGKGDSSSVEKVNNSEPPASTAELEIVQVPYAATSKRQMGASLPPRYGGSSPLTVPKPSGIGLHLNSIVNAAPVVRGATTIKLADHYIGVQVMKSSSVVNHHLPENVRDETENSIATSSSITQSPHTVEFERHGSPPEKSKLDSQNLDSYLELNQSSSQKKRKKTPSSKDSDGCKRCNCKKSKCLKLYCDCFAAGVYCAETCACQGCFNIPDYEDTVLETRQQIEARNPLAFAPKIVQLEEEIQFTPASARHKRGCNCKKSMCLKKYCECYQANVGCSSGCRCDGCKNVYGRKGDYVPIEHGVLKDTISDKAGKETFDEKLEMVATKKDILSTDLYDSHNHTPLTPSFHCSDHANNIPKSPCLPASYLRSPESDLTIISSYEKSTRSPLRNSETGGILLETSKELSDMGYYHWREDYDNIGVADTFSTRYDAAPTTCHITPLSDLYSKASASSTSSRSDWKNASQAQLCPGIQGLSSSSSLHWRSSPVTPMARLGGTKSSQGLDFDNGLYDILQEETPEILKDSSNPIKSVKVSSPNKKRVSPPHNHNHELGASSSGSLRSGRKFILKAVPSFPPLTPCSNSEGSNIIQNTSNLHDKGRKK; this is encoded by the exons ATGGATTCACCTGAAATTCCCAAAATCAAAGACAACACTTCACCTTCCTCAGATTCTCCTCCAGTTCAa GAGTCACCAGTCTTCAGTTACATAAGCAATTTATCACCAATACAGCCTGTGAAGGCTTCACATGCAGTGCAAGGGTTCCCGGGACTTAGCTCTCCTCCTCTTGTGTTCACGTCACCACGCATAAATACACTCCGGGAAACAAGTTTCCTGAAAAG GCCTCAATACCCGCGATTATCCAGTGTAGAAAAAACGAAATCACATGATGAAGCCAGGAAGTTTGTTGATGGTACAGTTGATTCCAGGAAACATATCACCCAACTGCAGATGGGATTGATTACTGATACTCAGGACTGTGAGACCAACAGTTCCTCGGAGGGTGTCGATGAATACTTAGCTGATCCCATGGAGATGGACAGTACGAATTCTTGTCAATCAGTCAATCCATGTTTGAAAGAATCTATCAATGCATCTGAATCTGAGGCACCACCAGAGAAGGCTAAAGAGGACCTTGACGGAAAGCAATTTGATGCAAAACCTGTGAAAAATAAAGAGCATAGTGATGGTGAGTTGCCATCTTCTGAGTGCCCAAAGGTTGGATCCGGCTTATCCATCGATAATGCTTTCAATGGGGAGTATCACCAAGGTTTTCATAATCAG GGTATCGGAGGTAGACACCAGGATGATTGTGATCATAACCCTCCATCTCCTCCTGGACGTTTGCAGATTGGTCAGGTGTATGAGGATTGTACAGAGAAGGTTGGTGGAACCTCAAAGGGAATGATTGGAAACATGATATTGCATGCTCCTAATAAG GCCAAAAATGACCAAGGTGGCATGCATAGACGTTGCCTTCAGTTTGAAGAGGCACCTCCTTGTGCGACTGGAAAAGGAGACAGCTCTTCTGTAGAGAAAGTTAACAATTCAGAACCACCTGCCAGCACAGCAGAATTGGAGATTGTGCAAGTACCTTATGCAGCAACTTCCAAGAGACAGATGGGAGCCTCATTGCCACCTCGGTATGGTGGAAGCTCTCCTTTAACTGTTCCCAAACCATCAGGTATTGGCTTGCATCTAAATAGCATAGTCAATGCTGCACCCGTTGTTCGTGGTGCAACAACCATAAAATTAGCAGATCACTACATTGGTGTGCAAGTTATGAAATCATCATCTGTTGTGAACCACCATTTACCTGAGAATGTGAGGGATGAAACTGAGAATTCTATTGCCACAAGCTCCTCCATCACCCAGTCTCCCCATACTGTGGAATTTGAGCGTCATGGATCTCCACCCGAGAAGAGCAAATTAGATTCTCAGAATCTTGATAGTTATCTGGAGTTGAACCAATCTAGCTCACAAAAGAAAAG GAAAAAAACACCAAGCTCTAAAGATAGTGACGGGTGCAAGCGCTGCAACTGTAAGAAGTCCAAGTGCTTGAAACT TTATTGCGATTGTTTTGCTGCTGGAGTCTATTGTGCCGAAACTTGTGCTTGCCAAGGATGCTTTAATATACCCGATTATGAAGATACGGTTCTTGAGACGAGACAACAAATTGAAGCCCGTAATCCACTTGCATTTGCTCCTAAGATTGTACAGCTA GAAGAAGAAATTCAATTTACACCAGCCTCAGCAAGACACAAAAGGGGATGCAATTGCAAAAAGTCAATGTGTCTGAAAAAATATTGTGAATGCTATCAG GCCAATGTTGGATGCTCCAGTGGATGCCGGTGTGATGGATGTAAAAATGTTTATGGCAGAAAGGGAG ATTATGTTCCAATAGAACATGGTGTGCTTAAAGACACGATTAGTGACAAAGCCGGTAAGGAAACATTTGATGAGAAGCTGGAAATGGTGGCAACAAAGAAAGATATTTTGTCTACTGATTTGTATGATTCTCACAACCACACTCCATTGACGCCATCATTTCACTGCTCAGA TCATGCAAATAATATACCAAAATCCCCGTGCCTTCCTGCAAGTTACCTTCGATCACCTGAATCTGATCTTACCATCATATCATCTTATGAAAAATCAACAAGATCCCCTCTGAGAAATTCAGAGACAGGTGGCATTCTTCTGGAGACAAGTAAAGAATTATCGGATATGGGTTATTACCACTGGCGAGAGGACTATGACAACATTGGAGTAGCGGACACTTTTTCAACAAGATACGACGCTGCCCCCACTACATGCCATATTACCCCATTATCAGATCTTTACTCAAAGGCCTCTGCTTCTTCCACATCATCAAGAAGTGATTGGAAAAATGCTTCACAAGCTCAGCTGTGTCCTGGAATTCAAGGTCTGTCATCTAGTAGTTCTCTTCATTGGCGTAGTTCACCAGTCACCCCAATGGCTCGGTTAGGTGGGACGAAATCTTCTCAGGGTCTTGACTTTGACAACGGGCTTTATGACATTCTGCAAGAAGAAACGCCTGAGATACTGAAGGACAGTTCTAATCCTATTAAGTCTGTGAAAGTTAGTTCCCCCAATAAGAAACGGGTTTCTCCTCCTCACAACCACAATCATGAGCTTGGTGCAAGCTCTTCAGGGAGCTTGAGAAGTGGCCGCAAGTTCATATTGAAGGCTGTCCCTTCGTTCCCACCCCTTACCCCTTGTAGCAATTCCGAAGGTAGTAATATCATTCAGAACACTAGTAATCTTCACGATAAGGGCAGAAAGAAATGA